The Ascaphus truei isolate aAscTru1 chromosome 3, aAscTru1.hap1, whole genome shotgun sequence genome includes a region encoding these proteins:
- the LOC142490689 gene encoding uncharacterized protein LOC142490689, with protein sequence MYCIMDHQLVFGIGGDRDIGPTISHQSQIEDEETDSDVSTQNVAELQNDEMLEPQPLQREEEPQHEYAEALRELDVPDPDDTTPQVFVEGYNRELDVTEPEIEDEDSEPIQPGQGDTVCAAELASLKLAEQIFFRNQQSVAANQQEANRIICQEMLHMRGIFNQQLDTLKAISNSLILIAQCMSMQMPQQMLMSQPLQMPHPLQMPHPVQIGHPVQMPEPMPQQMPHPVQIEHPVQMPEPMPQQMPHPVQIGHPVQMPEPMPQQMPHPVQIGHPVQMPEPMPQQMPHPVQIGHPVQMPEPMPQQMPHPVQIGHPVQMPEPMPQQMPHPVQIGHPVQMPHPVQMLHPVQMPHPVQMPHPVQMPEPMQMPHGMFEALAQALGLAHPMQVPYVQEMGMPQQPNVYAEAAPMAQQTTVCAEAAPITQQTTVCAEAAPMAQQTNVYAEAAPITQQTTVCTEAAPMAQQTNVYAEAAPTRQTTVEAGVARFGDIPSSSTPTPDNAPRPRHSTRSYTKNVSQN encoded by the exons atgtactgtattatggatcACCAACTTGTATTTGGGATAGGAGGTGACAGGGATATCGGCCCTACAATTTCCCATCAGTCACAAA TTGAGGATGAGGAAACAGATTCTGATGTCTCTACTCAAAATGTTGCCGAGTTGCAAAATGATGAAATGCTTGAGCCACAACCACTTCAGCGTGAGGAGGAGCCCCAACATGAATATGCCGAGGCACTCCGGGAACTAGATGTGCCTGACCCCGATGACACTACACCCCAAGTGTTTGTCGAGGGTTACAATCGGGAACTGGATGTAACTGAGCCTGAAATTGAAGATGAAGACAGTGAGCCTATACAGCCAGGTCAaggggatactgtgtgtgcagctgAATTGGCATCATTAAAATTAGCAGAGCAAATATTTTTTCGAAATCAACAGAGTGTTGCAGCCAACCAGCAGGAAGCTAATCGTATCATTTGTCAAGAAATGCTACACATGCGAGGCATTTTCAACCAACAACTCGACACTCTCAAGGCAATTTCCAATAGTTTAATTCTTATAGCACAATGCATGTCAATGCAAATGCCACAGCAAATGCTAATGTCACAGCCATTGCAAATGCCTCACCCATTGCAAATGCCACACCCAGTGCAAATTGGGCATCCAGTGCAAATGCCGGAACCTATGCCACAGCAAATGCCACACCCAGTGCAAATTGAGCATCCAGTGCAAATGCCGGAACCTATGCCACAGCAAATGCCACACCCAGTGCAAATTGGGCATCCAGTGCAAATGCCGGAACCTATGCCACAGCAAATGCCACACCCAGTGCAAATTGGGCATCCAGTGCAAATGCCGGAACCTATGCCACAGCAAATGCCACACCCAGTGCAAATTGGGCATCCAGTGCAAATGCCGGAACCTATGCCACAGCAAATGCCACACCCAGTGCAAATTGGGCATCCAGTGCAAATGCCGGAACCTATGCCACAGCAAATGCCACACCCAGTGCAAATTGGGCATCCAGTGCAAATGCCACACCCAGTGCAAATGCTACACCCAGTGCAAATGCCACACCCAGTGCAAATGCCACACCCAGTGCAAATGCCAGAACCAATGCAAATGCCACATGGAATGTTCGAAGCCCTAGCACAGGCACTGGGACTGGCACACCCAATGCAAGTGCCATATGTACAGGAAATGGGAATGCCACAACAGCCAAATGTATACGCTGAAGCAGCACCAATGGCACAGCAGACAACTGTATGCGCTGAAGCAGCACCAATTACACAGCAGACAACTGTATGCGCTGAAGCAGCACCAATGGCACAGCAGACAAATGTGTACGCTGAAGCAGCACCAATTACACAGCAGACAACTGTATGCACTGAAGCAGCACCAATGGCACAGCAGACAAATGTGTACGCTGAAGCAGCACCAACCAGGCAAACAACTGTTGAGGCAGGTGTAGCCAGATTCGGTGACATACCAAGCAGTTCCACACCTACCCCTGACAATGCCCCCAGACCAAGGCATAGCACACGTTCTTACACTAAAAATGTGAGCCAAAATTAG